TCAGCATCATCTTCACCATCTTTGCTGTCGCCGTGCATCAAGGGCCTACCCTATGCTAAGCCTTCATGGGTGTTCCCCCACTTTGACCTCATAGCACGCTCATGAGGTGAGCACTGTTCTtagtcccatttcacagataaggagcCTGAGACTCAGCAAGGTGCAGTCTCTGGCCCAGGTCACATAGCCAGCAACCAGCAGAGCAAGTATTCAAGCCCGGGAGAGCCCAAGCCCAGTGCCAGGCTCTGAGCACCGCCCTCAAAGTCCCTCACCATCGCTTTGATTTCCTAGGTCCTTGCCTGTCCACTATGCCTCTGAGATCCAGGAACAGGATgtttacccattttacagatgaggcaactgaggcctAGGCCAACACCAGGTCTCGAGGTCACTGCATCATGCTCAGCACCCTGGACTGTATTCCTGGGCTGGAACAAACTGCCTTCACAAGATTTCAGCACAGCCCTTGGCTCTGTGCTTCACAACTGAGGGAAGAGCGGGGCTCAGACGTGTGCAGAACCCAGTGTCAGGCAGCCAGGGAAGGAGGTGTGACAACCATTCAAGACCACGGGCAAGACCGCAGCAGTGCTCTAATGGTCTGGGCTCTTGAGGCCTAGCCATCACCTTCTCCCTGCAGCCGCCCAACTCTGTGCTATAACAGCGGAGCCACGGTCAGCGTAGGAACAGTCAGTTCCTGGAGCCACCGGTCTTGTCCCAACCTTTGCCTGGTTGCGTCATTTTGAGGACGCCCCTCACCCCCCAAGGTCCTTGCTGAGTTGCAGGTGGGTAAGCAGAAGGGCAGAGACCCATAGTGACCCTGTGCTCTGTGCCAGTCCTTCCCAGCCTGAGGCCAAGTGGGCACCCACCCGAGTTTCCTGTGCTGTTCCGGGTTGACACAGGCCCAATGCAGCAGGCGTTACAACCAACCCAAACATCAGTGGCCGAAGCAAAAGCAGGATATTCAGGCCCAGGGACTCTCCCTCTTTGCTAACTGACCTCAGCCTGATATGGGTGGAAGGGTCTTCCCTGGGGACCCAAATGCCTGGCTCCTGTCCTTGCAAGTGTCGACAAGCCACCTCCCTCTTTGAACTTCAGCTTCCTTAACTGGAAAATGGAACTCTGAAAACCTGCCTTATGGAGTTTTCATAAGGAATAACAGGAAAGTGCATCTAAAGTGCCCTTTAGGGACACCCAGCCCAGTGTCAGCATAAGCAGCTGCCAGGCATCTGCTGCACCTGCCGGGTGCAGACCCCTGGAGGCAGGATACTGTGCACTGGGAGACTGTCTGACTCCTTGTGGGCCACAATTCTAGACCCATCTCTGTCCCTGTCTTGCTGAATGACCCCAGGCTGGTagcttcccctctctgagcctcagtttccaagtGATGACGGAGTTAGACTGAATGGTCATTGTGGGTCCTCCTGCCAGGACATTCTCCAATTCATTCATTCTCAGTCTCTCCCCAGTCCTCACCCACTAGGACCAAGGACCACCCCCTTGGTAGCTGCAGGCTCCATGAGGACCTGGTCTTAGTCTTGGCAGAAAGCCCTCTTCATAGCCATCCATTTCAATTCAAACATCCTGGGTGACCTTTGGGTTggaaatctctctctctgctcATCCTGAGAGGAGTATTTTCCTTGGAGTGTCCTTGGATGATCCCAGAACCAAGGCTTGCTTCTGTGGGCAGCCTTCCATCCCATCTCCACCATATAAGAGCCACCACCATTCAGCAGAATCCCAGCAGACTGTGCAgggggcaaggatttcatgagcATCCTCCTCTAAACCTGTGAGTGGTGTGCTTCCCCCACTGGCACCACACATGGTGGTCTTCAGAAGGCTTTGGGGGCAAGAGGCAGAGGGGTGGGATTGCTTGGGTTAGCTAATATTTTGCATATAGCACAGATAATCAATATATCTCTAAATTTGCTCCAAATAGCAACTTAGTGATGGGTACTCACTAAAGATTCCATTTCCCTCTGGGCAATTCTTACTCCTGTTCCTCCCATGACGGTCCAGGTATCAAGACATAGCAAATCAGAACAAATTTAGAGATCTatagattatattaaaataagcGTCAAACTAATGAACAATGCAGGTTCACGAGGTGGTCTCCACTGATTTGTTCatacttttattcaacaaatatttattcatttactgtaCTGTACTAGGTGCAGGCTTTTTACTGGCGCCTGAGGATTTGACAGTGAAATAAGTCACAGTCCTTCCCCTGTGGAGTTCACAGCCTGGTAGGAAAGGTGGTCAAATAATCAGGGAAGTGTTACCCAGGACCTTGAACAGGATAATGAAGACAGCAAGGTGGGACTCCCCCAACCTAGAATCTGAGGAGGGGCCTACAGTAGGCTTCACAGAGGGCATGATATAGGAATTGACCTAAGTGGAAaagtaaagaagaagaaaaatattttaggcagAGAAGACAGCGTATGAAAAGGAACCAAGAGTATGGGCTTGGAGTCAAGCCTGActtttcaaatcccagctccttcacttactggctgtgtgtcTCCGGGCAAGTTGCTGTAGCTTTCTGACCTTGGTTGCCCATTTGTAAAACAGGAAATAACTACATCTATCTTAATGGAATGTTAAATGTTAAGAGTGATGGGAACTCACTGAAGAGACCATTTCCCTCTGGACAATTCTCACTTTGTTCTTCCCATGACTGTCCAGGTGTCAAGACAAAAGATGCTTCAGCTTTGGAAACTTGTTCTCCTATGCGGCGTGCTCACTGGGACCTCCGAGTCTCTTCTTGGCAATCTTGGCAGTGACCTAAGCAATGTCGTGGATGAGCTGAAACCTATTCTTCAGGATGGACTTGAGACAGTTGACAATACTCTTAAAGGTAAATCAATGAGGGTTGTGAACAGTGTCACCTAAATTAGCCTCCTAAACACTATGCCTGCATTACCAGAGGCTGCCACCAGGGGCTACTCTTTATGGGTGGCTTACTGAGAAAAGTGGCTATTCAATTCCTGGCTCATTCGTTTATCTTTCTAGAAACAAGCAATGCCACAATGAATAtccttttatatattatatcctgATAAACGTTTGCCAATATGTGCATAAGATAAATTCCTACAAGTGGGATTTCAAAAGTTCAAAAACTATGCTGTTGACAAATAATCTCCTATGTTAACACTGTCTCCAACAGTCTACGAGAGTGCCTTTTTTCCCACCCCTTTTCCAGCAGTGGGTCTGGACAACTTTAAATGTTCTGCCTGTCTCACAGATGAAAAGCTAtaacttatttcactttgcaCTCCTCTAAGTTCTCCAGAGACCTATCATAAAGACACTTTGCCCTCCTCCCCCTATAAGAAttactgctttctttcttttctttcttcatgcttttggtgtcatgaagtttttgcccatgtctatgtcttgaatggtattgcctacgtttccttctagggtttttatggttttgggttttacatttatgtctttaaaccatcttgagttaacttttgaataagatgtaaggaaagggtccagtttcagttttctgcatatggctagccagttttcccagaaccatttatcaaatagggaatcctttccccactgcttgctTTTGtgaggtttgttgaagatcagatggttgtagatgtgtggtgttatttctgaagtctctgttctgttccattgatctatatgtctgttttggtaccagtgacctgctgttttgcttactgtatccttgtagtatagtttgaagccaggtagcatgatgcctccagttttgttctttttgcttaggatcgtcttgctatatgggctcttttttgattccatatgaaatttaaagtagttttttctaattctgtgaagaaagtcaatggtagttcaATGGGAACagattgaatctgtaaattactttgggcagtatggccattttcatgatattgattcttcctatccatgagcatggaaaattgacaaatgggatctaattaaactgaaaagcttctgcacagcaaaagaaactagcattagagtgaacaggcaatctgtagaatgggagaacatttttgcactctacccatctgacaaaggtctaatatccagaatctacaagaaacttaaacaaacttacaagaaaagaacaaacaaccccatcagaaattgtgcaaaggatatgaacagacacttctcaaaagaagacatttatgtggccaaaaaacatagggaaaaaagctcatcatcactgatcattagagaaatgcaaatcaaaaccacaatgaaataccatctcacaccattaagaatggcaattattaaaaagtcaggaaacaatagatgctggcaaggctgtggaaatataggaacacttttaccctattggtgggactgtaaattagttcaaccattaaggaagacagtgtggctattcctcaaggatctaaaaccagaaataccatttgacccagcaatcccattactggatatatacccaaaggaatataaatcattctactgtaaagacacatgtacacatatgtttactgcagcactatttacaatagcaaagacatggaaccaacccaaatgcccatcaatgatagactggataaagaaaatgtggtacatatacaccgtggaatactatgcagccataaaaaaggatgagatcatgtcctttgtagggacatggatgaagctggaagccatcatcctcagcaaactaacacaggaacaaaaaaccaagcaccgcatgttctcactcataaatgggagtttaacaatgagaacacatggatgcagggaggggaacaacacacactggggccttttgggggctcaggggcaaggagagggagagaattaggacaaatacctaatgtatgtggggcttgaaacctagatgacgggttgataggtgcagctcactaccatggcacatgtatacctatgtaacaaacctgcacattctgcacatgtatcctggaacttaaagtaaaataaaaaaaaaaaaaaaagaatcattgctTTGTGGGCCTGCTGCAAAGCTGTCATTCTGGGACTCTCATTTGCCAGTTTCATGGATTGGAGCCATTTTTTCTCCTTGATTCtagatttttcatttcttgagtgtattctctcattctttctagtttttcaaacTCACATGAGCATCTCACTTAACACAATAGACCCATAAGTCACTCCTAGACGCTGGCGTACAATCAATATCAATCGCCTGGCCAATTGGTTGATTGCTCTGTTGACAAATAATCAGAACATATTATTAACAGTACGGAGGCAGCATGAAGGAAAAAGAGCTCCCTGGCTGTGTGGCTAGACACACTTCTTAACCATCTTGAGCCTTTATTTCCTTAGCTGTAAAAAAGCAGACAATGACAATATCTACCTCACTGagttgttataaagattaaatgaagtaacATAGGCAAACAGTCTTACCCGGTACCTGGAGCATCGTGGCTACTTCGTAAGGGGTGCATGACACAAAATGGCGATTGTTTTTGGCAGATGTCCTTGAGAAACTGAAGGTCGACCTAGGGGTGCTTCAGAAATCCAGTGCTTGGCAACTGGCCAAGCAGAAGGCCCAGGAACCTGAGAAATTGTGGAACAATGTCATTTCTAAGCTGCTTCCAACTAATACGAACACTTTGGGGTGAGTTGGTGCTTCAGGGTGGAGATCTTTGCTCtaagaaaagggaaaacataTCTTTGAGGAGGTAAGTTTAAGATGAAGACAAGCCTCATTCCCCTCCCACAGAGCCAAGGTGGTCTGAGCGAGGTCAGACCCACCAGAGCTTGAGTAAATTAGAGGCAGGGCTACAAGGTCAATCTGGGTGTCTTACGGGTTTGGGCTTCCATGTTCTTTAATTTCAGGGTCAGGGTGAAGGTTATATTCATCCTTACCTCTACCTGTTTGCTGGTACACAAAGTCCCTTTCCAAggaataaaacttttcttttccatatataACCGGGGTTAAAAGCCCAGATCCCTTTAGAGGAAGGGAAACTGGAGTCTTCACCACATAACCCCAGGCAGTGGATCCACTCATAaactttttatgttattattattattattattattttgagacgaggtttcgctcttgttgcccaggctggagtacaatggcacgatcttggctcaccataacctcccgggttcaagcgattctcctgcctcagccttctgagtagctgggattacaggcatgcaccaccacacccagctgattttgtatatttagtagagatgaggtttctccctgttggacaggctggtctcgaactcccgacctcaggtgattcgcccgcctctgcctcccaaagtgctgggatgacaggcgtgagccaccgtgcccggccccactCATGAACTTTTAAAGTCAGACAGTTCTGGTCTCAAAATCTGCCTCTGGCACTTACTCCCCTGGAGATCTGGGGGAAAAATCATACCAGCCTTGAGCCTCGGTGTGCTGTGCCATAAAATTGGAGAGAATCAAACCTCTGAACAGGGCTACAGTGAAGACTAAAGAAGGCAAGGCTGACGAGGCCCAAACGCTTAGCTCAGGGAAGTGCTTGGCAAGTGGCTGTTACAAGGAGTGACATGGGTGAATTATGGGTTTTACACAGGTTGAAAATCAGCGACTCCCTCATCCTGGATGTCAAAGCTGAACCAATCGATGATGGCAAAGGCCTTAACCTGAGCTTCCCTGTCACCGCGAATGTCACTGCGGCCTTGTGAGTATGCGCTAGAATCTGAGATTTGGGAAAGGCAGTGCAACCTGGCCGATGGATGCCCAACCTGGGAATCGGGCACCTCCTCCCGctactgggtgaccttgggcttCAGTTTCCCAGTCTGTGAGTGAGAGGACCCTTCTGGGTCTAAGATCTCAATCCTTAAAATGCTCTAGAGAACTCTAGCCATAACCaagggtcttttaaaaataatgctccATTGAATGTAGTTTTGAAATCATGACATTtatctagttttaaaatttgaaaagttgagaaaacaaacatttattattcctTGGCAAAATTTCCTCCGGCATTATTTTGTCTCTCAAGATTCTCTCTAAATTGCAGTGACCATTACAGAAAAATTCATACAGCAATACACACTGTataataaagtgtgtgtgtgcaaaatATAAGTTTAAACTCTTTTAAttttagctgagagtggtggcttatacctgtaatcccagcaatttgggaagctgaggtgagaggatcgcttgagctcaggagttcgtgaccagcctggacaatatgacaaaaccctgtctctgcaaaaaatacaaaaattaaccaggtgtggcggtgcacgcctgcagtcccagctacttgggaggctgaggcaggaggattgcttgagcccgagaggtcgaggctgcagtgagccctgattgcaccagtgcactccagcctgggtgacacagtgagaccctgtctcacgaaaattaaaaaattttaattttaaaggagaTAGACAAGAAAGGAGCATGTGTGAAAGCACTTCTGTAAACTACATGCACTAATGGTGCCATCCATCATTTAGCTATGagatcttgggaaagttacttaacctctctgtaccaaGGTTTCCTCATTCAGAAAATAGGGAGAGTAATAAACGAATCCaggtaaaatacattttaaagtaccTACACATAAATTGttgtcaataaatattaactattattattttacctattggTGTAATGTTGTATAAAAAATTCATACGACCTAAACCCAAGTGGCCAGGAGAAGAAGTCCCTCATATAAACATGTAAATTTCACAGAGGATATGGACCATGTTGATATTACCTGGGCCATGTTGACATTACACATAGACATTCTGACTTATGTCCACACAGGTGGAGGAACCCAACTGGGCAACAGGCAGGACCTTCTAGACTCTGTTCACTGTGCATCTTACTTCCTACAGGCCCATCATTGGCCAGATTATCAACCTGCAAGCTTCCTTGGACCTCCTGACTGCAGTCAGCATTGAAACTGATCCCCAGACACATCAGTCTGTTGCCGTCCTGGGAGAATGCGCCAGTGACCCAACCAGCATCTCACTTTCCTTGCTGGACAAGTAAGTCCCGTCATCTGAGCAGAGTTGGGCTCTCAGGGAACTTGAGGACCCCTAATTTCAACTCTAGTCCTATACATAAGAAGAGGCCTCGTGGTGAAAGTGTTCAAGCTCTGGGGTCATGTTGACCTTGGTTTAAACATCAGCTCTGCCACTAACTTGTAACTTTATCACCAACTTGATCCTCTAAGcctgttttcacatctgtaaactGGGGGTGTTCATAATAACTACTCATAGGCTTCTGAGATGACCAGATAAGAAAATACGAATATTTAGCATGCAGCCTGGAACATGctgcctctctcctggctggTTCTCTCCATTACTGAGACTGGAGTGTTGAGCTCCCCACTGTAatcattaatttgttcatttcaccTTTCCACTCTGTCAGTTTCTGCTTCATACCGTTTGgagctctgttgttaggtgcatgCACATTAGGATTGTTATGACTTCTTGGAGAATTGTCCCCTTTATTGTTATGTAATGTccctcaataataataataataaaattatatttacctTCTTGCCtccagaaggaaggagaggggagagtaaGTGCCTGCCATGGGCTCTAATTTCAGATTGTCCCCAAATTGTTCTCCACCCAGTGGAAATTTCCTGAAAGGAGATCTTGAAAACTTAATCCTCCCCATTTAAATCATTGATCCCTTTTAATCCACAAAATCTACATCTTAAGCTCTGTGCTTGAAAGAGCAGGTCTGACTCAGGCAAGAGGGTGGAGGGAAAAAGAGTGACACTGGCCGAtgactgggagaggaagagcgACCCAGAAGCTGAGGGCTGGGGCTACTTGGCCTTGGCCAGGAGCAAGGCTGGGTCCTCAGCTCTCAGCCCCGATGGCCATGAGCAGAGGACACTCCACTTGCCCTGCACTGAGGGATCTGAACACAGGTTGCCCAAAGAACCCTGAAAATCAAAGGTTTCCATAGCCTGATGTGAGTTGCAAAGGCTGGGATGTAAATTCAGAGACCGGAGTCTGGCTGCACTGGGTCTGTGCCCACATCTGTGAGATGGCACCACTCTGCAGCTCCAGATCCTTCCAGGGCCTTTCTTTGCACTTGTGGTTCAATCCCAAGTACTCCCCATGGTCATGTAGGCTCTGTTTGATCTGGCCCCACCCTTGTATCCCTGCACCCTCCCCTTACTCACTGTGCCCAGATACAGTGGCCTTTATGCCGTGCCTCAGATAGGCTCTTTCCCAGCTCGAGACCTTTGCATGGGATACTCTGGCTGCCTAGAGCACCTTCTTCTCACTCTGCTTCAGTGAACTGCTGCATCCTGCAGGGCCTTCACAGGGCTCCTCCTATTCTCTCTCGTAAGAGTCTACTCTTACCTTTAAAGCACTTGTCACAAGTTCTCAATGTATATTTAATTGCATGTtcacttctttcattctttcagccaaaaatatattgagactgggcacggtggctccacactggtaatcccagcacttttggaggctgaggtgggcggatcacttgaggtcaggagttcaagaccagcttggccaacatggcgaaactccgtctcaactaaaaatacaaaaattagccagggttggtggcgagtgcctgtaatcccagctacttgggacgctgaggcacaagcactgcttgaacccaggaggcagaggttgcaatgagccgagatcgtgccactgcactccagtctgggtgacagagcaagaccttgtctcaaaaaaaaaaaaaaaaaaaaaaaaaaagtgtattggGCAGGCACCATTCTGGGCTCTGGAGAACTGATTGGTAATGACAAACAAGGTCCCTGTTCTTGCAGAGCTTACCTAAGGGAAAGCTAAGCTGCCCTGGTTCTGTGTCCACATCTGTGAAATGACACCGCTCTATGGCTCCGAATCTTCTCAGGGCTTTTCTTTGCACTTTGGATCAAATCTAACCCAAATTCAGTCCATCAGTAAAGAACGCTCCAGGGAAATATGAGTCCTGCACAGAGCAAAGCACTCTCTTAGATAAGTAGTCAGGGAGGGCTGCCCTGAGGAGGTGGCGGTTATACTGAGAGTTGAAGGTGGGAGGAGCCAACCTTGGCAAGAATTGTTTAGGTACCACATTAGGGTATGTTTGGACCGTTAATGTTTAGGTACCAGGTTAGGGGATGTCTGTACTTCGCTCATTCGGTACCAGGGCCCAGCTAGGTTCCTGGTGCATAGTTGGTGCTCTGTAAATATGGGTTGAATGAACGAACGAATAAGGTCTCTGTGCTGAGAATCTCATGAGGCCCTGGGGTGAGCCGCTGGTCAGATGTGGGATTCTAAGTGACGATCCATGTGGCTCTGTCTGTAGTTAGAAAGGAGTTTCCATGTCCCTGGGGTTTATCTGACTCCATAGTGTCTCCCCCCTAGCTTCTTGGCAGTTTCCCCCATCTCTTGCCCACTTGACTAGGCTTTAACAGTTCCTTGTGTTTGCAGCCACAGCCAAATCATCAACAACGTCGTGAATAGAGTGACCAACACACTGAAAAGCACCATATCCTTCCTGGTGCAGAAGGAGGTAAGTCTCCTACTCCTTGGGGCCCAGATCCAGGCCTGGTCATGGCATTTTGGGGAATTTGCAGGCCTGGCTGTATCCTCTGGGCACTTTTCCTTTAGAGGTGAAAGCTTCTCCTTGGGAGGTCAGCTGGAACTTCCTCCTCTACTAATCAGCCTGGGGGGTAGCAGGGGAGAACAGAGGCCTGACATCAGCTGAAATTGCCAGGACCCAAACTTGAGCCACTCAACATATCCATTCACTACCAATATGCTTTTGCAGCTAACATCTTCAACACAATTTTActtaaatacatttctttagaagcatttatttttaaaaataaaactttatatccctatcacaaatagaaaattaatatcaCATATCAATCAATGGAAAAACTAAACACAGacttataaaatagttttaattttttttttccatctatgCATCATCCAGAACCATAGGTACCATGTGCAGGATTCCTAGGCCCACGGTTGCAGAGAGTCTAAATCAGTCATTCTGGAAGGGGACCCAGGAATGTgggtttataaaagaaaaatccttcAGATGGCTCTGTGACCCACTGAACCGGAGTTTATTTATATTCCAAGTGTGGTCCTCCACCAGCTTCAGCCTCGGCTGGGCGCTTGATAGGAATGtggaatctcaggccccaccccagacctgccgAATTGCAGTCTGCAGGGAACTGTGTACACACAACAGCATGAGATACTCTGCTCTACAACCTCAGGGCAAATGCCTCAGGGCACCATTTGTCCCTTTAAAATTCCAGGGTTCCAAAGCTCAACAACATGGGGATGTCAACACTCTAGAATGTAGATTTCTGAGGTCCTAGAATTCTAGTATTCTAAGGTTTTAGGATTCTAACACCCTAGGGTTTCCAGATTTAAGACTGCTGGGATCCCattgttctaaaattctaaagttcaggccaggcgcggtggctcatgcctgtaatcccagctctttggaaggtcaaggtgggcagatcacttgaggtcaggagttcaagaccagcctggccaacatggtggagccctgtctctactaaaaacacaaaaattagtcatgcaTGTTTAGATGCCAGGTTAGGGGATGTTTGTACTTCGCTCATTCGGTACCAGGGCCCAGCTAGGTTCCTGGTACATAGTTGGTGCTCTGTAAATATGGGTTGAATGAGTGAACGTATAAGGTCTCTGCTGAGAATCTCATGAGGCCCTGGGGTGAGCCACTGGTCGGATGTGGGATTCTAAGTGATGATCCATGTGGCTCTGTCTGTAGTTAGAAAGGAGTTTCCATGTCCCTGGGGTTTACAGGCACATGTCCCAGtctcttgggagactgaggcaggcgaatcacttgaacccaggaggcagaggttgcagtgagcagagattgtaccactgcattccagcctgggcaagacagtgagaccccgtctcaaaaaaaaaaaaaacaataaaacaaaataaaatcctaaagTTTAAAGGTCCTAAGATCCCTAGAAATGAGCTCCTCTGTGGGTGGCGAGCAGGCGAGCAGTTTGTTTCCAGCGGAGGAGAATGGTctgttcttcctccttctcctgaccgtcctcttcctcctctctccggCTGTCAGATATGCCCACTGATCCGCATCTTCCTCCACTCCCTGGATGTGGAATTCATTCAGCAGATCATTGGTAAGTCAGTGGGGAAGTGAGGACCTTCCGAGGCAGGCCTGGAGCTCTGTGCCCACCGCATAAGCAGTTCTGGTCAGGAGACCCTGGAGAAGCAGAAGAACCCACTGTCCTAAGCAAATTGGGAGCTGTGGCTTCCCCTCCACAGGCACTTGGGGGGTCTCTTTGGCTTTTGGGTCTACAGGCATGGCTGAGGTTGCTGGGGAGAAATGGAGTAAGTAAAGGTGTCAAGACCCTGGAGGTGACCCTTCTATGAATATAGCCACAAATcagccaggaacggt
This window of the Rhinopithecus roxellana isolate Shanxi Qingling chromosome 13, ASM756505v1, whole genome shotgun sequence genome carries:
- the BPIFA2 gene encoding BPI fold-containing family A member 2, which translates into the protein MLQLWKLVLLCGVLTGTSESLLGNLGSDLSNVVDELKPILQDGLETVDNTLKDVLEKLKVDLGVLQKSSAWQLAKQKAQEPEKLWNNVISKLLPTNTNTLGLKISDSLILDVKAEPIDDGKGLNLSFPVTANVTAALPIIGQIINLQASLDLLTAVSIETDPQTHQSVAVLGECASDPTSISLSLLDNHSQIINNVVNRVTNTLKSTISFLVQKEICPLIRIFLHSLDVEFIQQIIDNLQQETQLQTHI